The nucleotide window TTGCGACCCATCCGGTCGGCGTCGACCTGCAATCCGTCGATGATGACCTGCGCTTCTGCCAGTGCGCTGCCCGCGAGCACACCGAGCTGGGGGATCACCTGCCATTCGATCTGCCACTCGCCGGCCGCACGTTCGTGCCCTGCCTCTTGCATGCGGGCTAACGACGACGCCAGGGCGCCCGCGGTTGCAGAAAGGCCGATGATGGCTTCCGACGAGATGGGATTGACTTTTTGCGGCATCGTCGAGGATGCCCCGCGATGACTGACGAAGGGCTCCGATACCTCGCCGATCTCGGTCCGCGATAGGTCGACGACATTGCGGGCGAACCTGGCGCACGTGGCCGTGATGACCACACACAGCCAGCCGTACTCGGCCAGCCCGTCGCGAGCGACGTGCCATGGCACGTTGGTCGATCGCAATCCGAGCCACCGCGCCATCCCCTCGCGCAACTGGATCGATCGCGCACCGTAGGCCGCCGACGTACCGCCAGCACCGAACATCGAGATCGATGCAACGCGCGGTAGCGCTTGGGTCATCCGCTCGCGGTGACGGGCAAGCTGCGCGAGAAGTGAAGCCAGAGTGGCACCCAGCGTCGTGGGCACCGCCTGCTGAGCATGAGTGCGAGCCGGCATCACGGTGTGGGCGTGCGCCTCGCACTGCCGCGCCAGTGCCTGCCCAAGCTGCGCGACTCGGCTGTCCAGTTCGTACAGCGAGCGCTGCAATTGCAGCGCCAGCCCGGTGTCCATGATGTCTTGAGTGGTGGCGCCGAAGTGCACCCGCCCGTTCGGTCCCGCGGGCAGCAAGCGGGAAATCTGGCGAACCAGGCCGAGGATGGGATAGCCGGCGTGCTTGGCCGACGCCCACAGCTCATCGCGATCGATGTTGTCCAGACTCGCGGCGGCGCTGATGGCAGTCGCGTCGGCCGGATCGATGATGCCCAGTTCCGACTGGGCCAGCGCCAACGCGCGCTCGGCGGCCAGCCAGCTCTGCAAACACCCGTCGGGACCGAACAACTCAAGTTGGATGGGATCACCCGCGAGCTCGGTCAATAGGGAAAATGTGGGCAGCATGCCCCTCATGCTCCTCGGAGGTGCGCCAGCGATTGGAAACGTCATGCGCACCGGCGCACGGACGTGGATCGACTTTCGACAATGCTGTTCGTCTTGGCTTGCTGTCAACCCCGTAGAACGCGCTTCGCGGTCGGACAAGTGGTCATCATGGCAAACCTTCCGCTTGACGTCCGCGACAGGTGCATGCTTGGTCTGTGAGCGCAAACAGCCTGATCAGCCGCCGTAAGGCCATATTGGATTACCTGCAGGGCACGGTCTGGGCGCTGCCGTCAATCGGTGTTGCGTTAGGCCTCGGGTCCGGGGCCGTCTTGTCGATGATCCCTGTCAAATCCGGCTCGTTGGTCGACACGCTGATGTTCCAGGGCACCGCGGGCGATGCGCGCGGGGTGCTGATCGTGGTCTCCGCCACCATGATTACCACCACCGGCATCGTCTTCTCGTTGACGGTCCTGTCCCTGCAGATCGCGTCGAGCCAGTTCTCGGTGCGGCTACTGCGCACCTTCCTGCGAGACATGCCCAACCAGGTGGTGCTGGCCATCTTCGCCTGCACCTTCGCCTACAGCACCGGCGGGCTACATACCGTGGGGCAGCACGCCGACGGCAGCGCGTTCGTTCCCAAGATCGCGGTCACCGGCTCGCTGGCGTTGGCGTTCCTGAGCATCGGCGCGCTGATCTACTTTCTGCACCACCTCATGCACTCGATCCAGATCGACA belongs to Mycobacterium basiliense and includes:
- a CDS encoding lyase family protein; translated protein: MLPTFSLLTELAGDPIQLELFGPDGCLQSWLAAERALALAQSELGIIDPADATAISAAASLDNIDRDELWASAKHAGYPILGLVRQISRLLPAGPNGRVHFGATTQDIMDTGLALQLQRSLYELDSRVAQLGQALARQCEAHAHTVMPARTHAQQAVPTTLGATLASLLAQLARHRERMTQALPRVASISMFGAGGTSAAYGARSIQLREGMARWLGLRSTNVPWHVARDGLAEYGWLCVVITATCARFARNVVDLSRTEIGEVSEPFVSHRGASSTMPQKVNPISSEAIIGLSATAGALASSLARMQEAGHERAAGEWQIEWQVIPQLGVLAGSALAEAQVIIDGLQVDADRMGRNLDLDGGLIMAEAHMIHLAQKLGREVAHDLVYEAAQRARSEHRVLRDTLPEVLAEHGLADELPAPIRVADYVGEAQQIVAEAVRLWGAAPAVPAVPAMSELAGAGPARGIPRDV